The following proteins are co-located in the Mycolicibacterium goodii genome:
- a CDS encoding aldo/keto reductase: protein MSLTLDTYRLLGRSGLRVSPLALGTATFGTDWGWGADRDEARKLFDLYVDRGGQFIDTANTYTDGSSERLLGEFIRDTRESLVLATKYTTQRRPGDPNSAGASRKSLVTSVEASLRRLRTDYLDLLFLHVWDFSTPVEEILRGMDDLVRQGKILYVGISNAPAWQVSRMQTIADLRGWSPLVALQIEYSLIERTGERDLIPMARAMGLGVTPYSPLGGGVLTGKYRRDDLTASHLAAEGSTRGSFNAALGTVTERNLAIADMVKDIAAELGCTPAQIGLAWALQNPDITAPIIGARTPAQLEENLGALDIDLTADQLARLDQASAIDLGFPHQLLASDHIRKVTAGESKIQARR, encoded by the coding sequence ATGTCGCTCACACTGGACACCTACCGGCTGCTGGGACGTTCGGGGCTGCGGGTCTCACCGCTGGCGCTGGGCACCGCCACCTTCGGCACCGATTGGGGCTGGGGCGCCGATCGAGACGAGGCCCGCAAATTGTTCGACCTCTACGTCGACCGCGGGGGCCAGTTCATCGACACCGCCAACACCTACACCGACGGCAGCTCCGAACGCCTGCTGGGCGAGTTCATCCGGGATACCCGCGAAAGCCTCGTGCTGGCAACCAAATACACCACGCAGCGCCGGCCGGGCGATCCGAACTCCGCGGGCGCGTCCCGCAAGAGCCTGGTGACATCGGTCGAAGCGAGCCTTCGACGACTGCGCACCGATTACCTGGATCTGCTCTTCCTGCACGTGTGGGATTTCTCGACACCGGTCGAGGAGATCCTGCGTGGCATGGACGACCTGGTCCGGCAGGGCAAGATCCTGTACGTCGGCATCTCCAACGCCCCGGCCTGGCAGGTGTCCCGGATGCAGACGATCGCCGACCTTCGCGGCTGGTCACCACTGGTCGCGTTGCAGATCGAATACAGCCTCATCGAACGTACCGGTGAGCGTGACCTGATTCCGATGGCGCGAGCGATGGGGCTCGGGGTGACGCCGTACTCGCCGCTGGGTGGAGGCGTGCTCACCGGCAAGTACCGCCGTGACGACCTGACAGCGTCCCACCTCGCCGCCGAAGGCAGCACCAGGGGCAGCTTCAACGCCGCCCTGGGCACCGTCACCGAACGCAACCTCGCCATCGCCGACATGGTGAAAGACATTGCGGCGGAGCTGGGTTGCACACCCGCACAGATTGGTCTGGCCTGGGCTCTGCAGAACCCGGACATCACCGCACCGATCATCGGCGCCCGTACACCGGCCCAACTGGAAGAGAATCTGGGCGCCCTCGACATCGACCTGACCGCCGATCAACTCGCCCGCCTCGACCAGGCCAGCGCCATAGA
- a CDS encoding helix-turn-helix transcriptional regulator: protein MVISVVDATHELAAFLRTRRERLDPQDFGLPARRAVRRTPGLRREEVAELAGVSTDYVVRLEQGRGLRPSAEVVEALAGALRLSPAERTYLYDLARQRPRAVDKPTTTAAPPLARMVADLSPLPAMLMNHRFDILAWNPEMARLLTDFGDLPPAQRNSMWLCLMHPKVSAIYVDRDRVVRDAIAHLRTAWAAHPDDPMLTNLIGELTSSHAEFARLWAAQDVRGGGRGQKVIRHPDVGEIAVHFEVFMPLQETDQRLMIGRAADDVSQSALDRLVAR, encoded by the coding sequence ATGGTGATTTCTGTCGTGGATGCGACGCACGAGCTGGCCGCGTTTCTGCGGACCCGACGTGAACGGCTGGACCCACAGGACTTCGGTCTGCCGGCGCGTCGAGCGGTCCGGCGCACCCCGGGCCTGCGCCGCGAGGAGGTCGCCGAACTCGCCGGGGTGAGCACCGACTACGTCGTGCGGTTGGAGCAGGGCCGCGGTCTGCGGCCCTCGGCGGAGGTGGTCGAGGCGCTCGCGGGCGCACTGCGCCTCAGCCCCGCCGAACGCACCTATCTCTACGACCTGGCCCGGCAGCGACCCCGCGCTGTGGACAAGCCGACCACCACGGCGGCGCCACCGCTGGCCCGGATGGTGGCCGACCTGTCCCCACTGCCCGCGATGCTGATGAATCACCGGTTCGACATCCTGGCCTGGAACCCGGAGATGGCGCGACTGCTGACCGATTTCGGTGATCTTCCCCCGGCTCAACGCAATTCGATGTGGTTGTGCCTGATGCATCCGAAGGTCAGTGCGATCTACGTCGACCGGGACCGCGTTGTCCGGGACGCGATCGCCCACCTGCGCACTGCGTGGGCCGCGCATCCGGACGACCCGATGTTGACCAACCTCATCGGCGAACTGACCAGCTCTCACGCCGAATTCGCGCGCCTGTGGGCCGCTCAGGACGTCCGCGGCGGCGGGCGCGGGCAGAAGGTGATCCGGCATCCCGATGTCGGCGAGATCGCCGTGCATTTCGAAGTCTTCATGCCGCTGCAGGAAACCGATCAGCGGTTGATGATCGGCCGCGCCGCCGACGATGTGAGCCAGTCGGCCCTGGACCGACTGGTCGCGCGGTGA
- a CDS encoding SRPBCC family protein, which translates to MPLKKDDDGRRWVEMEFLVPGTPEQVWQAMATGPGMSAWFTPTTVEEKVGGAIEFDFGDETVGSAVVTEWQPPQRLGYEERDWSGDAPPLATEVVVTSVSGDRCVVRMVHSLFTGRDDWDDEMEGFENGWPGFFDVLRIYLRDFPGQPAATAFAATGHPGDMVQAWAELAPAVGIAGLDVGRRYETPPGVPHLAGTVEKIHHTKDFRNVMVRLDAPAPGIALLNGCRPGDRVRLSVGLYLYGEAAADTAASEASKWRSWLAQL; encoded by the coding sequence ATGCCGCTTAAGAAGGACGACGACGGCCGCCGCTGGGTCGAGATGGAGTTCCTGGTGCCGGGCACGCCGGAACAGGTGTGGCAGGCCATGGCCACCGGTCCGGGGATGAGCGCATGGTTCACCCCCACCACGGTCGAGGAAAAGGTTGGCGGGGCAATTGAATTCGACTTCGGCGACGAGACCGTGGGCTCGGCGGTTGTCACCGAATGGCAGCCGCCGCAGCGCCTCGGCTATGAGGAGCGCGACTGGAGCGGTGACGCACCGCCGCTGGCCACCGAAGTCGTCGTCACCAGCGTCTCCGGTGACCGCTGCGTGGTCCGTATGGTGCACAGTCTGTTCACCGGCCGCGACGACTGGGACGACGAGATGGAGGGCTTCGAAAACGGCTGGCCCGGATTCTTCGACGTGCTGCGCATCTACCTGCGTGACTTTCCCGGGCAGCCCGCGGCGACGGCCTTCGCCGCCACCGGCCATCCGGGCGACATGGTGCAGGCGTGGGCGGAGCTGGCCCCGGCGGTGGGCATCGCGGGACTCGATGTGGGCCGACGATATGAGACACCGCCCGGTGTGCCGCACCTGGCCGGCACCGTCGAAAAGATCCACCACACCAAGGACTTCCGCAACGTCATGGTTCGGTTGGACGCACCGGCCCCAGGTATCGCACTGCTGAACGGGTGTCGACCCGGTGACCGGGTGAGGCTGTCGGTCGGTCTGTACCTGTACGGAGAAGCCGCGGCCGACACCGCCGCGTCGGAAGCATCGAAATGGCGGTCCTGGCTGGCACAACTCTAG
- a CDS encoding winged helix-turn-helix domain-containing protein, translating into MLEVEVIAEPGAAASALDPIRGRLLAELSEPASAAALAARVGITRQKVNYHLRALEKHGLVTSAGERRWGGLTERLMVATATSYVVSPGVLGPLAADPGQARDRASASYLISVAARAVREVGELWRVARDRRKRLATLTIDTAVTFRSAADRAAFTEELAHAVTALVARYHDESESGGRRHRVLLAAYPMPVTGQEGEH; encoded by the coding sequence GTGCTCGAAGTCGAGGTGATCGCCGAACCCGGCGCGGCCGCGTCGGCGCTGGATCCGATCCGCGGCAGGCTGCTGGCCGAACTGTCCGAACCTGCCTCGGCCGCCGCGTTGGCCGCCCGCGTCGGCATCACCAGGCAGAAGGTCAACTACCACCTGCGCGCACTGGAAAAGCACGGGCTGGTGACCAGCGCCGGGGAACGCCGGTGGGGTGGACTGACCGAACGCCTGATGGTCGCGACGGCGACTTCCTACGTCGTCTCCCCAGGGGTGCTCGGCCCGCTCGCGGCGGATCCGGGTCAAGCACGCGACCGTGCATCGGCGAGCTATCTGATCTCGGTGGCCGCCCGCGCGGTCCGCGAGGTCGGTGAGCTGTGGCGGGTGGCCCGCGACCGCCGGAAGCGGTTGGCGACGCTCACGATTGACACCGCGGTGACGTTCCGATCCGCCGCCGACCGGGCCGCCTTCACCGAAGAACTGGCGCACGCGGTGACCGCGCTGGTCGCGCGGTATCACGACGAATCCGAATCCGGCGGCCGCAGGCATCGCGTCCTGCTGGCCGCCTATCCGATGCCCGTTACCGGGCAGGAAGGTGAACACTGA